The Haematobia irritans isolate KBUSLIRL chromosome 1, ASM5000362v1, whole genome shotgun sequence DNA segment CACATTTTCTACCTTTAACATCTGAATATAGTATTACCGATGATGGTAATCGAAATGCGGCAGCATCATCTACTACTGTTAGCACCTCCTCTGAACCCCAACCGTTACAATTGCAACAAAATCGTTATTATCATTTACCATATTTTCGATATCATCGACACCATTTGGGACCACATCAGCCACATTTACATCAACCCTATCATCAGCAGGCGCGGCAATATTGTAATACATCTCCAGTCTATGTATCCGAATACGATATGGAAAGTTTGGGACCTAATGCTCCGTCTGTCCAGAGTACTTCGTCGGCCTATCAACACACACGTCCACATACATCTTACCGTTATAGTATTCCATCGCCTTCGGCTGTTCGATCTCATTCCCATACACAATACTATGATGATTATCAAGGATATTATATGCTGCCCATGCATCAGCAGTCGCAATCTTGCAACTGTAACTCGGCTACAGGTGGTGGAGAAAGCTCTGTAACACCACCGCAACAACATCAACCACTGCCAACCACCGGTACTACACAATGTGATACACGTTGTTTAAGTTGTCAACCCACCACTATGACGCGAAATATGTCGAACCCTGAATTCGTGGGACCTTTCCAACGTGAGAATGAGTCAGCAAGTAGAGCCTCCACATCAGAGATGCATGCCGCCTCCTCTAGCACAAACATTGTCTTTAATGGTGTCAATTATGTTCACCGGGAAAGACCACGGCGAAGAATGTACGAAGACTCTGCCACATCTTCTTCGTATGTCAATGATGTGGAGATGCAACGTTTGCCTTCTAGAGATGAAGATGAAGTGGCATCGACCACCTCGACTTCTATGACTACATTACATGGCGAAGAGTTAGAATCGTGTCGTGGAACTCCATATTCATTAGCTATGCCACAACCACCACACGATGAAGTGTCTTCGGCTTCTGAGGCAGAGCACGTCCAATTTGCCAATACAAGAACCACAAATACAACCACTACAACCTCAGCAGCTGCAATGAAAAAACACAAGTCGACTACAACCAATGTCGTTGGATCTTCGCCAACGTCAACCTCCTCATCGGCGGCAACTGCCACACAAAATGGCAGTGGTAGTGGGGGTGGTAATGGAAATTCTAGTGCTAGTGGGGCCGGCCGTGATAGCACTACAATAAGAGAAGGATCAAGAGAACGTTACGTAGTAGACTTGGTGGAGTCGACCACATCGAGTAACTCCCAAAGGCCATTAAGTGATGATCAGCCATCAACATCACGTCGCTTGAGGGAAACTTCTTATGGTGACATGTTTTTTCAACCTATGGATGAAGAAAGCAATGAGCACTCTTCCCAAGCATGGAATTTACATAAGGCAGCATCATCGTCATCTGCTGCCTCCACTAGCtctcaacaaaacaaaaaccctcCACATCAAATTGCTGAAGATAGATCTAATTCACCTTTGTACCGTTTTCCCTTACGTTACGCCCGACCGGCTGGTGACACCGACAGGGACACTGAAGAAGAAGAGGAACCTTCGCgatcctcaaaaattcaaaggcTAAATTCGAATCACTCGGGCGGTGTGCATAGTCACAACATGTCATATCCGTCCGCACAAAGAGATTCCACTACAAATTCTTCTTCCTCGAATGGATCGTACGTTATAACTTATGCTCCTTCAACTATTTCTTCCGGAAGACCACCTGCAGAAATAACTCATCCATTACCACCGCCAACATTGCCTCCTAGGCGCAGACGTATGGAAACAATTACAAGTTCCGATCAAGCAGCCCAAAACTTTGTTATTACTGATCAAATAAACGAAACGGCATCAACACGGGATATGGACGATCAGCCGTCAACATCGCGTGGAAGCAGAGGAGGAAGACTGACAGAGgttgtggctccaaaaccaataaTGACAGAACAAAATATCAAACCACCTGCAGTTTTGACAGCTCCCGATTTGCTATTAGATTGGCTCTCAGATGCAACGACAACTCCCAGTACAGATGGCGACGACGATGAGGTTGTTTTCGTACATTCGAGTAGAGAACCAATTCTATCCATAGACTTAACAGCAGATGATGAATCTCCGCTGGCCTTAGAAATTCCAGTGCAACGTAGTGTACTCGATATGGAAGTTGGTAGTGCGCGACCGCATCACTCTTCAACATCCTCACCAACTGCGAATTTTTCGGCTGCATCTGCCTCTGCCCACAATGCAGAATGGTACAACATGCAATATGCTCATCAATCCAATAGTTCAGGGCGCTTGGGACAGAATACAACAGAGCCGACACCTTCAAGAATGTGGCAATCTTCTTGCATGGATTGTTTCATACCATCCGATCAGGGTAATGAGGCATCTGCAGAACCCATTGTAAACGCGGATAGATTGCCGGCGCTGGCTCCTACACTATTGGACTCTACACAGAATTCACTGTCAACACCAATAGTGCCGCATTGTCATAGTACAAATTCTTCGAATAACAATATGACTCGATTGAGAACAGTATGGCATCCATTTTTGCCGGAAACAACGGCCTCGCCATCATCGTCGGCAACGGCGGTAATATCCCCGCCAGTTATTCCCAGCTCACCACCTCCTATCTTTATTGTAAATCCTTTTGCAGTCGGCGACCATAATCCTCAACGTTACGTCAATACCACGATTGGCAGTGTAGCGGCTCCAGTTCCTCCAATGGGTTTGGTAGGTGTTATTAACCAAAATTCGCCGCAAAGGACATTGCCCCAATTGACACCTCTATACTTACAGCCCAGTTTACAAGAGGTTGGCTCTAGTC contains these protein-coding regions:
- the LOC142221021 gene encoding uncharacterized protein LOC142221021 isoform X1 — its product is METNPNDGNQLQHHNATTSTPHHTVESQQSQIGHQRRHNHQQELSLEVQQHINEEVEPTNYETVYVIEDVGSDGSASRAHFLPLTSEYSITDDGNRNAAASSTTVSTSSEPQPLQLQQNRYYHLPYFRYHRHHLGPHQPHLHQPYHQQARQYCNTSPVYVSEYDMESLGPNAPSVQSTSSAYQHTRPHTSYRYSIPSPSAVRSHSHTQYYDDYQGYYMLPMHQQSQSCNCNSATGGGESSVTPPQQHQPLPTTGTTQCDTRCLSCQPTTMTRNMSNPEFVGPFQRENESASRASTSEMHAASSSTNIVFNGVNYVHRERPRRRMYEDSATSSSYVNDVEMQRLPSRDEDEVASTTSTSMTTLHGEELESCRGTPYSLAMPQPPHDEVSSASEAEHVQFANTRTTNTTTTTSAAAMKKHKSTTTNVVGSSPTSTSSSAATATQNGSGSGGGNGNSSASGAGRDSTTIREGSRERYVVDLVESTTSSNSQRPLSDDQPSTSRRLRETSYGDMFFQPMDEESNEHSSQAWNLHKAASSSSAASTSSQQNKNPPHQIAEDRSNSPLYRFPLRYARPAGDTDRDTEEEEEPSRSSKIQRLNSNHSGGVHSHNMSYPSAQRDSTTNSSSSNGSYVITYAPSTISSGRPPAEITHPLPPPTLPPRRRRMETITSSDQAAQNFVITDQINETASTRDMDDQPSTSRGSRGGRLTEVVAPKPIMTEQNIKPPAVLTAPDLLLDWLSDATTTPSTDGDDDEVVFVHSSREPILSIDLTADDESPLALEIPVQRSVLDMEVGSARPHHSSTSSPTANFSAASASAHNAEWYNMQYAHQSNSSGRLGQNTTEPTPSRMWQSSCMDCFIPSDQGNEASAEPIVNADRLPALAPTLLDSTQNSLSTPIVPHCHSTNSSNNNMTRLRTVWHPFLPETTASPSSSATAVISPPVIPSSPPPIFIVNPFAVGDHNPQRYVNTTIGSVAAPVPPMGLVGVINQNSPQRTLPQLTPLYLQPSLQEVGSSRPINPPPPPHLSSPSSTIFGGSTTPGTQQYPAHYMYHRDHRLSAHTTTRPHDNIITHNHHGHSLSHSHALPHTHSLTFRPGSGSHGAPPPYLVHQNLWLRQHNVQEMHRRHLTPTPIDLSSNPLNLTSSFRTRFQQMPNVCSCVHGRNGPVSSLDPAYYPYDSRPQPQNRRCPALRPSVHHHMFHHYSPVHVEIDLSTPRIVIGSSIRPPRGATLEIIERNTLPHKYRRVRRPSETDEDAEKCAICLSLFEIENDVRRLPCMHLFHTDCVDQWLVTNKHCPICRVDIETHLNKDALITSSSGNTDSGANRPWWRSAAEC
- the LOC142221021 gene encoding uncharacterized protein LOC142221021 isoform X2 encodes the protein METNPNDGNQLQHHNATTSTPHHTVESQQSQIGHQRRHNHQQELSLEVQQHINEEVEPTNYETVYVIEDVGSDGSASRAHFLPLTSEYSITDDGNRNAAASSTTVSTSSEPQPLQLQQNRYYHLPYFRYHRHHLGPHQPHLHQPYHQQARQYCNTSPVYVSEYDMESLGPNAPSVQSTSSAYQHTRPHTSYRYSIPSPSAVRSHSHTQYYDDYQGYYMLPMHQQSQSCNCNSATGGGESSVTPPQQHQPLPTTGTTQCDTRCLSCQPTTMTRNMSNPEFVGPFQRENESASRASTSEMHAASSSTNIVFNGVNYVHRERPRRRMYEDSATSSSYVNDVEMQRLPSRDEDEVASTTSTSMTTLHGEELESCRGTPYSLAMPQPPHDEVSSASEAEHVQFANTRTTNTTTTTSAAAMKKHKSTTTNVVGSSPTSTSSSAATATQNGSGSGGGNGNSSASGAGRDSTTIREGSRERYVVDLVESTTSSNSQRPLSDDQPSTSRRLRETSYGDMFFQPMDEESNEHSSQAWNLHKAASSSSAASTSSQQNKNPPHQIAEDRSNSPLYRFPLRYARPAGDTDRDTEEEEEPSRSSKIQRLNSNHSGGVHSHNMSYPSAQRDSTTNSSSSNGSYVITYAPSTISSGRPPAEITHPLPPPTLPPRRRRMETITSSDQAAQNFVITDQINETASTRDMDDQPSTSRGSRGGRLTEVVAPKPIMTEQNIKPPAVLTAPDLLLDWLSDATTTPSTDGDDDEVVFVHSSREPILSIDLTADDESPLALEIPVQRSVLDMEVGSARPHHSSTSSPTANFSAASASAHNAEWYNMQYAHQSNSSGRLGQNTTEPTPSRMWQSSCMDCFIPSDQGNEASAEPIVNADRLPALAPTLLDSTQNSLSTPIVPHCHSTNSSNNNMTRLRTVWHPFLPETTASPSSSATAVISPPVIPSSPPPIFIVNPFAVGDHNPQRYVNTTIGSVAAPVPPMGLPSLQEVGSSRPINPPPPPHLSSPSSTIFGGSTTPGTQQYPAHYMYHRDHRLSAHTTTRPHDNIITHNHHGHSLSHSHALPHTHSLTFRPGSGSHGAPPPYLVHQNLWLRQHNVQEMHRRHLTPTPIDLSSNPLNLTSSFRTRFQQMPNVCSCVHGRNGPVSSLDPAYYPYDSRPQPQNRRCPALRPSVHHHMFHHYSPVHVEIDLSTPRIVIGSSIRPPRGATLEIIERNTLPHKYRRVRRPSETDEDAEKCAICLSLFEIENDVRRLPCMHLFHTDCVDQWLVTNKHCPICRVDIETHLNKDALITSSSGNTDSGANRPWWRSAAEC